GGTGCTCATGTTCCCGCCGGTGTTCCAGGCGTTCGCGTCGGAGTGAGCGTGATGGACGCGGACCGCTCTCGGATCCTCGCCGACCGGGTCGCCGCATGGGCGGTCGGGACCGGGATAGGGCTGATGGCGATGATGCTGACCTGGCTGATCGGCAACCGACTCGCGTCGCTGGCGTGGGACCCGCCGGTCGGTCCGACCGTCGCCTTGCTCGCGGCGATCGCGGTGGGTGTGACCGCGACGTCGCTCGCAGGGGTCCGGCTCGATCGCTCACTTCGACGCTGAGGCTCGGGATCTCAGGAACTAGCGCGGTCCGAGCATCTCGAGGGCCAAGCCGTCGAGGATGTCGCTCTCGCTCACGAGCACGCGGTCCACCCCGAACCGCCGCATCGTGGCGACGAGGATCACGGCGCCGGCGACGATCACGTCGCCGCGCCCGGGCGCCATCACCGGCAGGGCGGCCCTCTCGGCGTCGGTCATGGCCGCCAGGGCATCGCGCACCCGTTCCGCCTGCTCGCGCGTCAGCCACGTGCGGTGGATGCGGTCGGGGTCGTAGCGATCGAGCTCGAGCGCGATCGCCTGCAGGGTGGTCGCCGTGCCCGCCACGGCGACGAACGTGCGCGCGTCGCCGACCGCCACGGCGGTGTCGACCTCCTCGAGCACTCCGGCCACGTCGGCCTCGAGAGCGGCGAGGTCCTCTGCCGTCAGCGGATCGTGCCGGACGTGCCGCTCCGTCATCCGCACGCTCCCCATGCGGGTCGAGATCGCCTGCTCGGCGATGCCCGGCGCCGCACCGACGACGAACTCCGTCGAGCCTCCACCGATGTCCTGCACCGCGAACGGGCCCCACGCGGGGTCGAGCCCGTGGGTGCCGCCGAGGAAGGACAGGCGGGCTTCTTGCTCACCCGTGATCACCTCGAGGTCCGACCCCGCATGCGCGCGGACGGCCGCGGCGTACTCGCCTCGGTTCTCGGCGTCGCGCACGGCGCTCGTCGCCCCGACCCGGATGCGCTCGGCGCCGAGGGCCTGAGCCCGACGACAGAACATGCCCAACGCCTCGACGGTGCGGGCCAGCGCGTCGGGGTCGAACCGGCCGGTTCGGTCGACGCCGAGGCCGAGTCGGGTGATCAACATGTCGCGGGCGAGCTCGGTCGCCGACACGCCCGGCGCGGCGGGCGGTTCCACCACGAGCAGCCGGATCGAGTTCGTGCCCTGGTCGATCGCCCCCACCCTGCCCAGCCGCTGCTCGGCGTGCACGGGTTCGACGCGCTCGGCGACCCAGGCCCCGACCGGATCGTCTCCCCCGGCGAGCCGGTAGGCGTAGTGGGCGTGCAGACACTTGATGCCGACGCGCGTGCCGGCCACGCCACCCCATGACCGGGCGGCGGCGAGGTCGGTCGCACGCTCGGCCGCGTATGCGTCGTGGGCCGCCTCGACCGACGCGCGGAACCCCTCGTCGTCGGCCATCCGCTCGTTCAGACGGCCGATCCATCCTTCCGACTCGACGCGCGAGACCGCCTTGACCGCCTCGGGACAGGTGAGCCAGAACGTCGTCGGGAACGGATCACCGGCCGCGTCGATCGGCACGTTGCGGATCACGAGCGGATGCCCTCCGGTGCAGCGCGACACGACCGTGAACGGCGTGGTCGGTTCGCGGCCCAGCTGCTCGCGCACGGCCGAGACGTCGGCGGCGCGGAGCTCACGCTGCGCGGTGGGCATCGGCTCGGCCATGGCGCCCATGTTCCCAGGGGCGGGTGGCTCGCCGCCGGTAGGCTGCGCCGGTGCGCGACCGGTCCTTCACCTCGATCGAGACCGCTCGGCTGCGGCTGCGCCGGTTCGCCCCACGCGACGTCGGAGCCTTCCATGCGTACCGGGTCGACGACGACGTCGCCCGATTCCAGTCGTGGCAGGACTACACCGTGGAGCAGGCCGAGGCCTTCGTCGGCGAGATGGAGGCGGCCGACCCGGGGGTACCCGGCGAGCCGTTCCAGTTCGCGGTCGCGAGGCTGCGCGACGATGCGCTCGTCGGCGACTGCATGCTCGCGCTCGATGCCGGCGACCCCGCGATCGCGGAGATCGGGTACACCGTGGACCCCTCGCTGCAGGGACGCGGGTACGCGACCGAGGCCGCCGGGGCGTTGCTCGACTACGCGTTCGACCGACAGGGCGTCGCCCTCGTGCGTGCGGTCACCGACACGAGGAACGCACCCTCGATCGTGGTCGCCGAGCGGCTGGGCATGGATCTCGTCGCCACCGTGCGCACGACGTTCAAGGGCGAGGCGTGTGACGAGCACACGTACGAGATCGCGAGGAGCGCGTGGCAGGCACGGCGAGCGTGAGCGCCGGCTACTTGCGCTTGTGCTCGACGGCGCGCTTGTAATCGACCAGGCGCTCCTCGCTCTGGCGCATGAACTTCTTGAGCATCTGCTCGAACTCCGGGTCGGAACCGCGACGCGGTCGGGGCGGGGCGGGGTCCTGCAGCGCCTTGATCGAGAGGTCGATCTTGCCGTCTTCCTTGATCGCCCGCACCTTGGCCTGCACGACGTCGCCCTCTCGGAGGTGCTCGTGCACGTCCTTCACGTAGTTGCGGTCGATCTCGGAGATGTGGACCAATCCGAGGCGGCCGTCCTCGAGCTTGAGGAACGCTCCGTATGGCGTGATGCGCTCGACGGTGCCGTCGATCACCGCGCCGATCTCGATCTCAGCGATGTCAGATGCCCCTTTCCCTTGCGAACCCGGCGTTTCCGGGCGAGGCGGCCAGTGTGACGGGGATGTCGGAACCCGTCAATCGGCGGCGGGCGCGGGCGGTAGCATCCGTCGATGGAGGTGACCTCGCTCCCCGACGCCGCGACGTTCCTCTCGATGGCCGCACCGGTGCTCGACGGGGACACGGCTGCGAACAACCTGCCGATCGGCATCGCGCAACAGCTCGTCGACCGGCCCGAGACCTACGCCGAGGCCTTCTTCTGGGTCGCCGCCGACTCGGGCCGGGTCGTCGGCGCCGCGATGCGCACGCCGCCGTACCCGGCGATCATCGCGGACCCGCTGCACGACGATGCGATCGGCGCCTTCGTCGCGACCCTCGCCTCGGCACAGCCGGACCTGCCCGGCGTCACGGCGAACGAGCCGTGGGCGAGCCGCTTCGCCGACGCGTGGACCGCCGCGACCGGCGTGCCGTGGCGGCGCGGCGTCGGTCAGGGTGTCTATGCGCTGACGACGGTGCTGCCCCCACGGCCCGCCGAGGGGTCGGCGCGGGACGCGACCCACGACGATCGTCCGTTGCTCAGGCGGTGGATGGGCGCGTTCGCCGCCGAGGCGCTGCAGGAGATGCCGCGCGACGACGGCGACATGGAGCGAGGGATCGATGCGAAGATCGGGGACGGCGCTGCGGGAGGGTTCACGATCTGGGAGGTCGAGGGCCGTCCGGTGTCACTCACCGGGTGGATGCCGATCCCGGGCGCCGCCCGCGTCGGCCCCGTGTACACGCCTCCCGAGGAGCGTGGGCGCGGCTACGCCTCGAACCTCGTGGCCCAGGTGAGCGCCCGGATGCTCGACGAGGGCGCCGAGGCGTGCTTCCTCTACGCGGACCTTCAGAACCCGACCTCGAACGCGATCTACCGCCGCCTCGGATACCAACAGGTCGCCGAGTCCTCGATGATCAGGTTCGGCGCCGACGCCTCGTGACGCCGGTCAGCAACGCGGCGTCGGGGGCGCTCCGCGCGATGGCACCATCACGAAGGCGGTCTCTCCCGGCCGCACCATGCCGAGGCATTCGCGGGCGAGCTGCTCCAGGTACGTGGGGTCGGTGAACCGGTCGATGCGCGCCTCGAGCTGGGCGTTGCGATAGGCGAGCTCCTCGGCCTGCCGTTCCAGCCGAGCGAGGTTGCTGCGCTGGTCGATCAAGGCACGCAGCGGTGCCACCGCGAGCGTCAGCAGGATCAGCGCGACGACGGCGAGCACCGCCGCGCGTGCGGTGAGACGGGCGTGCGATATGTGGCCGCGAGCGACCTCGTGACGACCGGCCGTGTGGCGCCGCGAGGAACGGTCGGCGGCCGCGTCGGGCGCAACCGTCGCGCTTCGCCTCGCGGCGGTCGGGGAAGGGACCGCTGAGCTCATGCCCTACGCGACCCCCGGCGGCGCGCCCGAGAGCGACCGTCCGCCCGAGTAACGGGCGTGGTCGCCGAGCTCCTCCTCGATGCGGAGTAGCTGGTTGTACTTCGCCGTGCGCTCGCCTCGGCTCGGCGCGCCGGTCTTGATCTGGCCCGCGTTCGTCGCCACCGCGAGGTCGGCGATCGTCGTGTCCTCGGTCTCGCCGCTGCGGTGCGAGACGACGTTCGTGTAGCCGCTGCGGGTCGCGAGCGCCATCGTGTCGAGGGTCTCGGTCAACGACCCGATCTGGTTCACCTTGATCAGGATCGAGTTGGCGACCCCGTCACGGATGCCATGCTCGAGCCGCTCGCCGTTCGTGACGAAGAGGTCGTCGCCGACGAGCTGCACGCGGGAGCCGAGCGCTCTCGTCAGCGTCAGCCATCCCTCCCAGTCGTCCTGGTCGAGGCCGTCCTCGATCGAGACGATCGGGAAGCGGTCGACCAGGTCGGACCAGAACACGACCATGTCGTCGGCCGTGCGGTCCACCCCCTCGAGACGGTACCGCCCGTCGTCGGTCCGCAGCTCGCTCGTGGCCGGATCCATCGCCAGCGCCACGTCGTCGCCGGGGGTCAGGCCGGCGGCCTCGATCGCGCGCAGCAGCCACTCGAGCGCCTCGGTCGTCGTCGCGATCTCGGGCGCGAACCCTCCCTCGTCGCCGACGCCGGTCGCCAGGCCCTCGTCGTGCAGCAGCCCCTTG
The Actinomycetota bacterium DNA segment above includes these coding regions:
- a CDS encoding DUF501 domain-containing protein codes for the protein MAEPMPTAQRELRAADVSAVREQLGREPTTPFTVVSRCTGGHPLVIRNVPIDAAGDPFPTTFWLTCPEAVKAVSRVESEGWIGRLNERMADDEGFRASVEAAHDAYAAERATDLAAARSWGGVAGTRVGIKCLHAHYAYRLAGGDDPVGAWVAERVEPVHAEQRLGRVGAIDQGTNSIRLLVVEPPAAPGVSATELARDMLITRLGLGVDRTGRFDPDALARTVEALGMFCRRAQALGAERIRVGATSAVRDAENRGEYAAAVRAHAGSDLEVITGEQEARLSFLGGTHGLDPAWGPFAVQDIGGGSTEFVVGAAPGIAEQAISTRMGSVRMTERHVRHDPLTAEDLAALEADVAGVLEEVDTAVAVGDARTFVAVAGTATTLQAIALELDRYDPDRIHRTWLTREQAERVRDALAAMTDAERAALPVMAPGRGDVIVAGAVILVATMRRFGVDRVLVSESDILDGLALEMLGPR
- a CDS encoding GNAT family N-acetyltransferase — protein: MRDRSFTSIETARLRLRRFAPRDVGAFHAYRVDDDVARFQSWQDYTVEQAEAFVGEMEAADPGVPGEPFQFAVARLRDDALVGDCMLALDAGDPAIAEIGYTVDPSLQGRGYATEAAGALLDYAFDRQGVALVRAVTDTRNAPSIVVAERLGMDLVATVRTTFKGEACDEHTYEIARSAWQARRA
- a CDS encoding S1 RNA-binding domain-containing protein, with the translated sequence MEIGAVIDGTVERITPYGAFLKLEDGRLGLVHISEIDRNYVKDVHEHLREGDVVQAKVRAIKEDGKIDLSIKALQDPAPPRPRRGSDPEFEQMLKKFMRQSEERLVDYKRAVEHKRK
- a CDS encoding GNAT family N-acetyltransferase — translated: MEVTSLPDAATFLSMAAPVLDGDTAANNLPIGIAQQLVDRPETYAEAFFWVAADSGRVVGAAMRTPPYPAIIADPLHDDAIGAFVATLASAQPDLPGVTANEPWASRFADAWTAATGVPWRRGVGQGVYALTTVLPPRPAEGSARDATHDDRPLLRRWMGAFAAEALQEMPRDDGDMERGIDAKIGDGAAGGFTIWEVEGRPVSLTGWMPIPGAARVGPVYTPPEERGRGYASNLVAQVSARMLDEGAEACFLYADLQNPTSNAIYRRLGYQQVAESSMIRFGADAS
- a CDS encoding septum formation initiator family protein, whose amino-acid sequence is MSSAVPSPTAARRSATVAPDAAADRSSRRHTAGRHEVARGHISHARLTARAAVLAVVALILLTLAVAPLRALIDQRSNLARLERQAEELAYRNAQLEARIDRFTDPTYLEQLARECLGMVRPGETAFVMVPSRGAPPTPRC
- the eno gene encoding phosphopyruvate hydratase, producing the protein MSSIESVHAREILDSRGNPTVEVDVWLDDGAFGRAGVPSGASTGEHEALELRDGGDRFGGKGVLGAVENVNGRIAEALADADAFDQRRVDAALLALDGTDAKSELGANAVLGVSMAVARAAADSNGLPLYRYLGGPNAHVLPTPMRTVINGGVHADNELEPQEFMVMPVGAASFSEALRWGVECFHALKGLLHDEGLATGVGDEGGFAPEIATTTEALEWLLRAIEAAGLTPGDDVALAMDPATSELRTDDGRYRLEGVDRTADDMVVFWSDLVDRFPIVSIEDGLDQDDWEGWLTLTRALGSRVQLVGDDLFVTNGERLEHGIRDGVANSILIKVNQIGSLTETLDTMALATRSGYTNVVSHRSGETEDTTIADLAVATNAGQIKTGAPSRGERTAKYNQLLRIEEELGDHARYSGGRSLSGAPPGVA